From the genome of Devriesea agamarum, one region includes:
- a CDS encoding ABC transporter ATP-binding protein → MLEQVSVTYSGFSLEIPKLTVTCGVTLLAGPNGAGKTTLLHSLAGLIRKAKGRITLNGAPLQAENLGMLPQNPTLPRDLTPVEVLRYTAWLHRDRSNATIGQARTLLERFDLAEYAERPCRKLSGGTIRRLAICCAIAHSPQVVLLDEPTNDLDPIQRRSILSMIHELGQERIVIVSSHALADLSSVTDDLILLREGTSLFHGSVQEFRTAYQASADDDLDEVFIAAMSSPLPNPKAIP, encoded by the coding sequence ATGCTCGAGCAGGTGAGCGTCACCTACTCCGGTTTCTCGTTGGAGATACCAAAACTTACCGTCACATGCGGCGTCACTCTGCTAGCTGGTCCGAATGGGGCAGGGAAAACTACGCTGCTGCATTCTTTAGCCGGTCTGATTCGCAAAGCCAAGGGACGTATCACCCTCAATGGTGCGCCGTTGCAGGCTGAAAACCTCGGCATGCTGCCCCAAAACCCCACGCTGCCCCGCGACCTCACTCCCGTCGAGGTCCTGCGATACACCGCCTGGCTTCATAGGGACAGGTCAAACGCCACAATCGGTCAGGCCCGAACTCTCCTCGAACGTTTCGACCTCGCAGAATACGCGGAGCGGCCCTGCCGGAAGCTCTCGGGCGGCACCATCCGACGCCTCGCCATATGCTGCGCCATCGCACACTCCCCGCAGGTCGTCCTCCTAGATGAACCGACCAACGATCTCGACCCGATCCAGCGTCGCAGCATTTTGTCGATGATCCACGAGCTCGGACAGGAACGAATCGTTATCGTCTCCTCCCATGCATTAGCGGATCTGAGCTCCGTCACTGATGACCTCATTCTTTTGCGTGAGGGCACGTCGCTTTTCCACGGATCTGTTCAGGAGTTCCGCACCGCCTATCAGGCATCGGCCGACGATGATCTCGACGAGGTGTTTATCGCTGCGATGTCGAGTCCCCTACCGAACCCGAAGGCCATCCCATGA
- a CDS encoding pirin family protein, giving the protein MSTDPDYDATAPCPSRPRRGRRARYPVASTFSDHGVEVLPFQTHMNTPSTHGSMASMHLGTSFAAGASTRPAPSLEPARRVEGSARRADGSERHRERFDPHAHGLDGHADPPGSPITLTGKLLPPGEEEHGLSVRQFLPCRRRTMIGSWCLLDAFETRGMHRRGGVGLPRHPHTGLAHVSWLFDGAITHRDSLGHHVLVQPGAMSFMFAGRGMSHSEFSVADATILRGIRLWLALPETARCAPPSFQLYEAPQRALCGVSLRAALGSVCGRVGSGSQQRIFAEASPVNTPRGTVLAEVALEPGTAVELDLVPGWDHAIYVDHGDLSVVIPGTNGTSVLREMLGVLELDMTGDVDALNARNFARPLGGVTADAGKVLVLWPGASKVRLKAGRSSVRLLLLGGEPLGEQILMWWNFIGRSHGEIVSLRQAWHTAIGANDDENIDPGKASPSGPALRPSNLPLAEASFPLTPQALASTSSDGPREVPSRALAAPGSPLSPEHGDMTHLGRRARREQLHPGDERLHPDVERLHPGDRPGSATSSTMVQQKPTRWETVCEDHIDDDDECCVPLDEAGFIFDSGPLVRDHRRGTSGDRPGAHSDTDGARDRRYGTSDDRAEALSDRHGPREHLDEAKERQYERRYRRREPQPHDLLHGESFSCDPSFFGPFALDTPDPIPAPPLPRVTLKPR; this is encoded by the coding sequence GTGAGCACGGACCCGGACTACGACGCAACGGCCCCGTGTCCTTCGCGCCCTCGTCGGGGTCGAAGGGCGCGCTACCCCGTTGCGTCTACGTTCTCGGATCACGGCGTCGAGGTTTTGCCTTTTCAAACCCATATGAACACCCCCTCAACCCACGGCTCGATGGCGAGCATGCATTTAGGAACCTCCTTTGCCGCAGGAGCCTCGACAAGGCCAGCGCCATCTCTTGAGCCTGCTCGACGCGTCGAGGGCTCTGCTCGCCGCGCCGACGGGTCCGAAAGACATCGCGAGAGGTTTGACCCGCACGCCCATGGGCTTGACGGACATGCCGACCCACCAGGCTCACCAATCACCCTGACTGGAAAACTGCTTCCACCCGGGGAAGAAGAACACGGGTTATCTGTGCGGCAGTTTCTGCCCTGCCGCCGCCGAACCATGATCGGTTCCTGGTGTCTGCTGGATGCGTTTGAAACCAGAGGCATGCACCGTCGAGGTGGGGTGGGTCTGCCACGGCATCCTCACACCGGGCTCGCACATGTCAGCTGGCTCTTCGATGGAGCGATCACCCACCGGGACTCGCTTGGACATCATGTTCTCGTACAGCCGGGAGCCATGAGCTTTATGTTCGCTGGCCGCGGCATGTCGCACTCCGAATTTTCGGTGGCAGACGCCACGATCCTGCGCGGTATCCGGCTGTGGCTGGCACTGCCAGAGACGGCACGCTGCGCCCCGCCGTCCTTTCAGCTGTACGAGGCGCCTCAGCGTGCTCTCTGCGGGGTGAGCCTGCGGGCCGCGCTAGGCAGTGTGTGCGGTCGGGTCGGCTCGGGTAGTCAGCAGCGGATATTCGCTGAAGCGAGTCCAGTGAATACCCCTCGGGGCACGGTTTTAGCCGAGGTTGCTCTGGAACCGGGTACCGCGGTCGAACTAGACCTCGTGCCTGGATGGGACCACGCGATCTACGTCGACCACGGCGATCTGTCCGTCGTGATACCGGGAACAAACGGGACGTCGGTGCTGCGCGAAATGCTGGGTGTTCTTGAGCTCGATATGACTGGTGATGTCGACGCATTGAACGCCCGCAACTTTGCGCGGCCCCTGGGTGGGGTCACAGCGGACGCGGGCAAAGTGCTCGTACTGTGGCCCGGAGCCTCCAAAGTTCGGTTGAAGGCAGGGCGCAGTTCTGTTCGGCTGTTACTGCTCGGGGGAGAACCGCTCGGCGAGCAGATCCTCATGTGGTGGAACTTTATTGGTCGTAGCCACGGTGAGATCGTGAGCTTGCGTCAGGCGTGGCACACGGCAATCGGGGCCAATGATGATGAGAACATCGACCCGGGCAAGGCATCGCCCTCTGGGCCTGCGCTCAGGCCCTCGAACCTTCCGCTCGCGGAGGCGTCCTTCCCGCTGACGCCGCAGGCCCTTGCTTCAACATCGTCGGATGGTCCTCGTGAGGTACCGTCCCGTGCTCTGGCGGCTCCGGGTTCCCCCTTATCGCCAGAGCATGGCGATATGACGCATCTGGGGCGACGCGCCCGGCGAGAACAGCTGCATCCCGGTGATGAACGATTACATCCCGATGTTGAACGATTGCATCCCGGTGACAGACCAGGCAGCGCGACCTCGTCCACCATGGTCCAGCAGAAACCGACCCGCTGGGAAACCGTGTGCGAGGACCACATCGACGACGATGACGAGTGCTGTGTGCCGTTGGATGAGGCTGGTTTTATCTTTGATAGCGGTCCTCTTGTGCGTGATCACCGGCGCGGGACATCAGGTGATCGCCCCGGGGCGCATAGCGACACCGACGGGGCACGTGATCGTCGGTATGGCACGAGCGATGATCGGGCTGAGGCCTTAAGCGATAGGCACGGGCCGCGCGAGCATCTCGATGAGGCGAAGGAACGCCAGTACGAACGCCGCTACAGGCGAAGGGAGCCGCAGCCCCACGATCTCCTGCACGGTGAATCATTCAGTTGCGACCCCTCGTTCTTCGGACCGTTTGCACTAGATACCCCGGATCCGATTCCTGCGCCACCGTTACCCAGGGTGACGTTAAAACCTCGCTGA
- a CDS encoding MaoC family dehydratase, which produces MQVRDLSDVPSFAAVYAAALSRSLRRHRHRQLPQVRYRVRKVRIDPARAAAFDHLVGGVATDVVHPGILHVLAFPVSLALMASPTFPVPLLGLIHMRNSVLQHRPLRFGETVDVECGVQNLTPHPKGATFEAVTTLHSGRDIIATDVSTYLSRGAAARQITSGLTTAALTPGRRAARSAASFTPPEATARWRLGPETGRRYAEVSGDVNPIHLSAPTARLFGFDRAIAHGMYTASRALTAARPDMSKPLRWDVDFEAPVKLPATVDLAFRDRPGVTDYVGWRPVCGNSPARRHFVGAVTTVGDAS; this is translated from the coding sequence ATGCAGGTTCGTGACCTCAGCGATGTTCCCTCGTTCGCTGCCGTATACGCTGCGGCGCTCAGCAGATCGCTGCGCCGCCATCGGCACCGGCAGCTACCGCAGGTGCGTTATCGAGTGCGAAAAGTTCGGATCGACCCGGCCCGCGCGGCGGCGTTTGATCATTTAGTCGGCGGGGTTGCAACCGATGTGGTGCACCCCGGGATTTTGCACGTACTCGCATTCCCCGTCTCCCTCGCCCTAATGGCCTCGCCCACTTTCCCGGTGCCTCTGCTGGGGCTGATCCATATGCGAAACTCGGTTCTGCAACACCGCCCCTTACGGTTCGGTGAAACCGTGGACGTCGAATGCGGCGTGCAAAACCTCACCCCGCATCCCAAAGGGGCCACCTTTGAAGCGGTCACCACCTTGCATAGCGGGCGCGACATTATTGCCACCGACGTCTCCACGTATCTGTCGCGCGGGGCGGCGGCTCGTCAGATCACGTCAGGGTTGACGACGGCTGCTTTGACACCGGGTCGACGGGCCGCAAGATCAGCAGCGTCGTTCACCCCGCCGGAGGCCACAGCCCGCTGGCGTCTCGGCCCGGAGACCGGACGTCGTTATGCGGAGGTCTCCGGGGATGTGAATCCCATCCATTTATCGGCCCCCACCGCACGCCTTTTCGGTTTCGATCGAGCAATCGCCCACGGGATGTATACGGCATCCCGTGCGCTGACGGCTGCGCGCCCCGATATGAGTAAACCGCTCAGGTGGGACGTAGATTTTGAAGCGCCCGTTAAGTTACCGGCAACCGTTGACCTGGCATTCCGGGACCGCCCGGGGGTTACCGATTATGTCGGCTGGCGTCCTGTTTGTGGAAACTCACCGGCACGTCGCCATTTTGTAGGCGCTGTGACGACAGTGGGTGATGCTTCGTAA
- a CDS encoding class I SAM-dependent methyltransferase, giving the protein MLDDLTAYLAPGPARLPVDAVLADDTDRLILSTAEDEGLCERDGDVLIIDDAHGALTLATLRRVTVSANADPRNANPANSCLENADLANSCLENADRGNTSPESASPGSVGPGDTGYDAASAGLDRNVVVWCASQSAALAVRESVDAAITAGALDERAHAQLKIAGLDPNTPVDLGELMATHNVSMLLMRLPKTLAALERTVYSAAHHGCSAIVAGGRIKHMNLSQNEVLSRGFERVHATRGLKKARCLVAQGPLAHGAQGPLAHGAQGPSPHMPEAGEASAVSSEWAKDNREVPQTLQTIQETLQTIRGAAPGRAPQPTQGQWNGIELRGIGGVFGSAKADAGSVLLLETLRRSFRKAPSGHPVNRVERAIDFGCGNGLLTAELARLLPDAEIIGSDDDLDAVSSTRATLAASGLEREGIHVRWDHSLSQERDASADLIVLNPPFHQGYAIVPGQIQALFDACARVLRPGGELWVVHNSHLRYRMEMERRVGPVDQLARDRRFTVLRATAV; this is encoded by the coding sequence ATGCTCGATGACCTCACCGCATACCTTGCCCCTGGGCCTGCTCGCCTGCCCGTCGATGCCGTCTTGGCCGACGACACGGACCGTCTGATTCTGTCCACGGCGGAGGATGAGGGGTTATGTGAGCGTGACGGTGATGTGCTGATTATCGACGACGCGCATGGTGCGCTCACCCTAGCCACGCTTCGCCGAGTGACCGTCTCAGCGAATGCCGATCCAAGGAACGCCAACCCAGCCAATTCCTGCTTAGAGAACGCCGACCTAGCCAATTCCTGCTTAGAGAACGCCGACCGAGGGAATACCAGTCCAGAGAGTGCCAGTCCAGGGAGTGTCGGCCCAGGTGACACAGGCTATGATGCCGCGTCTGCTGGTCTAGATCGCAATGTGGTGGTGTGGTGCGCCTCCCAGTCGGCGGCGCTCGCCGTGCGCGAAAGCGTGGACGCTGCTATCACAGCGGGTGCATTGGATGAGCGAGCGCACGCCCAGCTGAAGATTGCGGGTCTGGACCCCAATACCCCGGTTGACCTCGGCGAACTGATGGCGACGCACAATGTGTCGATGCTATTGATGCGACTGCCAAAGACACTCGCGGCTTTGGAACGAACCGTGTATTCGGCGGCACATCACGGATGCTCAGCCATCGTCGCGGGTGGCCGAATTAAACATATGAACCTTTCTCAGAATGAGGTACTGAGTCGGGGGTTTGAACGGGTGCACGCCACCCGTGGCCTGAAGAAAGCGCGATGCCTCGTCGCGCAAGGCCCATTGGCGCATGGCGCGCAAGGCCCATTGGCGCATGGCGCGCAAGGCCCATCGCCACATATGCCTGAGGCAGGCGAGGCGTCGGCGGTAAGCAGCGAGTGGGCGAAGGACAATCGCGAGGTTCCCCAGACGCTCCAAACCATTCAGGAGACGCTCCAAACCATCCGGGGCGCGGCCCCAGGGCGTGCGCCGCAGCCTACCCAAGGCCAGTGGAACGGGATCGAGCTGCGCGGTATCGGTGGCGTCTTTGGTAGCGCAAAAGCCGATGCTGGCAGTGTGCTTCTGCTTGAGACTCTGCGTCGGAGTTTTCGCAAGGCACCGTCGGGCCACCCGGTGAACCGGGTGGAACGCGCCATCGATTTTGGTTGTGGCAACGGTTTACTCACCGCCGAATTGGCACGGCTCCTACCGGACGCAGAGATTATTGGCAGCGACGACGACCTCGACGCGGTGTCGTCCACCCGGGCCACTCTGGCAGCGAGCGGTCTTGAGCGGGAGGGTATTCACGTGCGTTGGGACCATTCGCTGTCCCAGGAACGTGATGCGTCGGCGGATCTCATTGTGCTCAACCCGCCGTTCCATCAGGGGTATGCGATTGTTCCCGGTCAGATCCAGGCTTTGTTCGACGCCTGCGCGCGGGTTCTGCGTCCGGGTGGCGAGCTCTGGGTGGTACACAATTCGCACCTGCGCTACCGGATGGAGATGGAGCGTCGAGTGGGTCCGGTGGATCAGTTAGCTCGGGACCGTCGCTTCACCGTGCTGCGCGCCACCGCCGTGTAG
- a CDS encoding 3-oxoacyl-ACP reductase produces the protein MPSSSKNRDSRSHNPGARSIANSAAALGTDSTSDTYAKLVESRLGAGLAKTLSLPQPATLARRADRPEAVLSPVVILGAGPTADHLAQTLLSWNADVRRRPEGLRRIGAIVIVLDDLNHPSELGPQVLPAANMLRALSPGARIVTLSRIPDGKDVARDAARGAVEGFMRSLAHEMRAGSTVNGIQLGSGVDVKAPGVLSALRFFLSARSAYVSGQFLPVTSAGGRIPDDWDKPLTGTTALVTGAARGIGASIARVLAHDGARLVILDIPGAGSDLANLANELHAVPIQLDITADNAPKRLVHALADRDLRLDIVVHNAGITRDRMFAAMTEERWDPVIDVNIAAELALDDALLASEQTAPDPRIVCLASTSGIAGNRGQTNYAAAKAGVIAMVAALAPQLAEHGGTANAVAPGFIETMMTARMPVLTRQMARRANSLHQGGLPVDVAEAVAFFASPAAAGIQGQTLRVCGQSLVGK, from the coding sequence ATGCCGTCTTCATCGAAAAACCGAGACTCACGATCGCACAATCCGGGGGCTCGTTCTATCGCGAACTCCGCGGCAGCTCTAGGAACAGACAGCACCTCGGATACGTACGCCAAGCTAGTGGAGAGCAGACTGGGAGCGGGCCTGGCGAAAACTCTCTCCCTGCCACAACCCGCTACGCTTGCGCGACGCGCCGACCGCCCCGAAGCCGTCCTATCCCCGGTTGTGATCCTCGGGGCTGGGCCAACCGCCGACCACCTAGCCCAGACACTGCTGTCCTGGAACGCCGACGTCAGACGCCGCCCCGAGGGTTTGCGTCGCATCGGCGCGATCGTTATCGTCCTCGACGATCTCAACCATCCCAGTGAACTCGGACCGCAGGTCTTACCCGCGGCGAACATGCTGCGGGCGCTGAGCCCGGGTGCCCGCATTGTGACGCTCTCGCGGATCCCCGACGGGAAGGATGTCGCCCGCGACGCGGCGCGCGGGGCCGTCGAAGGGTTCATGCGCTCCCTCGCCCACGAAATGCGCGCGGGGTCCACGGTCAACGGGATTCAACTGGGGTCGGGGGTTGACGTCAAAGCTCCCGGTGTGCTCAGTGCCCTACGCTTTTTCCTCTCCGCGCGCTCGGCCTACGTCAGTGGACAGTTCCTCCCTGTAACCTCCGCTGGCGGACGAATCCCGGACGATTGGGATAAGCCCTTGACCGGGACCACCGCACTGGTGACCGGCGCGGCCCGCGGAATCGGCGCCTCCATTGCGCGGGTCTTAGCGCACGACGGAGCCCGACTAGTCATCCTCGATATACCCGGCGCCGGAAGCGACCTCGCGAACCTCGCCAACGAATTGCATGCCGTCCCCATTCAACTGGATATTACGGCTGACAATGCGCCTAAACGGCTAGTTCATGCCCTCGCCGACCGCGACCTGCGCCTGGACATCGTCGTGCACAATGCCGGGATTACCCGCGACCGCATGTTCGCCGCCATGACAGAAGAACGCTGGGATCCGGTCATCGACGTCAACATTGCGGCAGAGCTGGCCCTCGACGATGCGCTGCTCGCCTCCGAACAGACGGCCCCCGACCCGCGGATTGTCTGCCTCGCCTCCACCAGCGGCATCGCCGGAAACCGGGGACAAACCAACTATGCCGCCGCCAAAGCAGGCGTAATCGCCATGGTCGCCGCCCTGGCGCCCCAGCTCGCCGAACACGGCGGAACCGCGAACGCCGTCGCACCTGGTTTTATCGAAACCATGATGACGGCCCGGATGCCCGTGCTCACCCGTCAGATGGCGCGGCGTGCGAACTCCCTGCACCAGGGAGGGCTTCCTGTGGATGTAGCTGAAGCCGTTGCCTTTTTCGCCTCCCCGGCTGCCGCCGGAATCCAAGGGCAAACCTTGAGGGTTTGCGGCCAAAGTCTGGTGGGTAAGTGA
- a CDS encoding DeoR/GlpR family DNA-binding transcription regulator has protein sequence MQRSSRHKTIIRALGTQPVSVDALVQLTGASAITIRRDLADLAGHGLLRRIHGGAVAVNLRGTPQPYALRAAEHADDKESIARLVASLIHDDMSIILDNGSTTVAIAHALVGKPLTALCLSLRSAVPLGESEAATVITPGGQIKPGSLRTTASESIAALKDFRADVAIIGTCSATPSNGLTVTTHEDAKVKQAIIASSAHVILAATGDKLSRTSSFRFADLDDINDLVTTADAPESALDEFRTAGVIVHIAD, from the coding sequence ATGCAACGGTCATCTCGACATAAGACGATCATTCGCGCGTTGGGTACACAACCCGTATCAGTCGACGCACTAGTCCAGCTCACCGGCGCCTCCGCAATCACCATCCGCCGAGACCTCGCCGACCTCGCAGGTCACGGCCTGCTGCGCCGCATCCACGGAGGGGCAGTAGCTGTCAATTTGCGCGGAACCCCGCAGCCATACGCCTTACGCGCCGCAGAACACGCGGACGACAAAGAGTCAATCGCTCGCCTCGTCGCCTCCCTCATCCACGACGACATGTCGATCATCCTCGACAACGGCTCCACCACCGTCGCGATCGCGCACGCACTCGTCGGCAAACCCCTGACCGCACTTTGCCTCTCCCTGCGCTCAGCCGTTCCCCTCGGCGAATCAGAGGCCGCCACCGTCATAACCCCCGGCGGACAGATCAAACCCGGGAGCCTGCGCACCACCGCCAGCGAATCCATCGCCGCACTCAAGGACTTCCGGGCCGACGTCGCCATTATCGGAACCTGTTCCGCCACCCCAAGCAACGGCCTCACGGTCACCACCCACGAAGACGCAAAAGTCAAACAAGCAATCATCGCCTCCTCGGCCCACGTGATTTTGGCTGCGACCGGCGACAAACTTTCCCGCACCTCAAGCTTCCGCTTCGCCGACCTCGACGACATTAACGACCTCGTCACCACCGCCGACGCCCCCGAATCTGCGCTCGACGAATTCCGCACCGCCGGGGTCATAGTTCATATCGCCGACTAA